Part of the Micromonospora rhizosphaerae genome is shown below.
TGGCCCGCCGGTCGACCACGCCCAGCTTGTCGCCGGCCCGCTCGACCACGCCGCGCGGCTCGAGCTCCATCTGCAGAGTCACCCGGGTGTTGTCCTCGTCGAGGCGGTGGAAGGTCACCACGCCGGCCTGCCGGGTGCCGTCGGTGGAACGCCAGGCGACCCGCTCGTCCGGTAGCTGCTCGGTGATCTCGGCGTCGAACTCGCGCTTCACCCCGGCGATCTCGACGGTCCAGTGGGTCATCGTGTCGGAGAGCTGTCGGACCTCCTGGACACCCTCCATGAAGTGCGGGAACTCCTCGAACTGGGTCCACTGGTCGTAGGCGGTCCGGATCGGGACGGAGACGTCCACGTGCTCCATAACGCCACTCATGAAGATTCCTCCTCTGTCCGCCGGCGACTCTTCGGATCCTGGGGCGATCCGGTCACCAGCGTGTCGTCTCGTTCTTGTGCCCGAGCGCGGCCCACACCTCGGAGACAGTCTCGTAACGGGTCCCGTCCGGCAGGGTCGCCAGGTCGGCGATGATGTCGTCCGGCGCGTCGTTCTCCCGCGCGTTGGCGATCAGCGTCTCCCGGTCGCCGGGCAGGGCCGACATGGTGATGTAGCGGCCCAGGCGGCTCCGCCCCTCGACGTCGTCCATGCTCATCCCCTGCGGGTTGCCGCCGCGGCTCGGCCCGGCCGTCACCGTCTTCGGCTCCGGCTGGTCCTCGCCCGCCGGCTCCGGCTGGCGGTCCTCCTCGACCCGCGAGCCCCCGGCCCCCGGCCCCTGCACCAGGCCGCTGACCTCCTGGCTCATGTTGTCGTCGACCCTGGGCGAGTGCTTGCTGCTGACACGTTCCATGCCGACAGACATGCCCGGGGGGACCGCCGGTAAACCGGGGCGGCCGGTGGAGCCGGTCATCCGGTCACGAATCGGCCGGCGCCCTGGGCGGCAGGACCGGCTCGCCCGGGTCCCCGGCGCCGGCCTGCAACACGCGGCCGCGCTGCACCTCGGCGTTGACCTGCACGCCCAGCATCAGTGCGCAGTTGGACAGGTAGAGCCAGACCAGGAAGGCGATGACCGCGCCCAGGCTGCCGTAGGTCACGTCGTACGAGCCGAAGTTGGCCACGTAGAGGCCGAAGCCGAAGGAGGCGACCACCCAGGCGAGCAGGGCGAGCGCGCCGCCCGGGGTGAGCCAGCGGAACCGCGGCTGCCGGACGTTCGGTGCGATCCAGAACAGCAGCGACAACAGAGTCATCATCACCAGCGCGAGCGCCGGCCACTTGGTGACGCTCCACACCGTGCGGGCCAGCCCGCCGGCGTGCAGCAGGTCGCCGACCGCGTCGGTGACCGGTCCGCTGACGATCAGGCCGGTGGCGACCACCGCGAGCAGGACCAGGGACACCCCGGCCAGGCCGATCTGCAACGGCCGCAGCCGGTAGAACGGCCGCCCCTCCTCGACCCCGTAGACGGCGTTGGACGCCCGGGTGAAGGCCCCGATGAAGCCGGAGGCGGACCAGAGCGCGCCGAGCAGACCGAAGCTGAGCAGCACCTTTGCCGAACCCTGCTGGTTGACCACGCCGCGGACCACCTTGACGAAGGCGTCGTTGCCCACCACCGAGCCCGCGCCGATCTCCCGGGCCAGGTCGATCACGGTGTCCACGGTGCGCTGGCCGTCGGAGACCAGCCCGACCAGGGCGACCACCACGATGGCGGAGGGGAAGAGCGCCAGCACCCCGTAGTAGGTGAGCGCCGCCGCCCAGTCGGCGCAGTTGTCCGTCACGAAGTTCCGCCCGCTGCGGACCAGCACGCCGCGCCAGGTGGCCCAGCTCAGCTGGCGCACCCGGCGGGGGATCCGGGCCCGCTGTCGGCCGGTGACCGCCGGCTCCGTCGTCGCTGCCATGACCGCTCCCTGTGTTCCGACGCCCACCGCCGCGTGGCCGGGCGGTACCCCGCCGGGAGAATCGACAAACCGGTATCGGTTTGCCGCTGGGGCCTGGGGGAACGGTCAATACAGAAGCTATCGACGCGGAGGAGGACGAGATGCCCGGGCGCGAGGTACTGCCCAGCACGCTGCGGCGCTCCCCAGACAAGGCCCAGCGGACGTGGGAGAAGACGCACGACTCGGCCGTGGAGACGTACGGCGAGGGGGAGCGGGCGCACCGCAGCGCCTTCGCCGCCGTGAAGCACAAGTTCGAGAAGGTGGGCGACCACTGGGAGCCGAAGGGGCGCAAGGGCCCGAGCGACCGGCAGGCCGCCGGGGGTGGTCCCGCGCGGCGGGCGCCCACCGCCACCGGGGTGGATGCCAACGCCCCCAAGGACCACCTGATGCAGGTCGCCAAGAAGCTCGACGTGCCGGGCCGGTCCCGGATGACCAAGCCGGAACTGGTCAAGGCGATCCAGAAGGCGAACGCCAAGGCGACCCGCGAGGCGCGCGGCGGCCGCTGACCCGCCGCCCCCTAGGCGCACATTTACGGAAAGAGTGGCTGTCCGGCTCGGGACAGCCACTCTTTCGGTGAAATCCGGGCGGGAGTCGCCCAGGGGGTGGTGGTCACCAGTGGCCGCCGCCGGGGGCCTCGATGTGCACCGTCTTCACCGTGCTGAACTCGTCGAGCAGTTCCGGGCCGTACCCGAAGCCCTGACCGCTGCCGCGGCGCGGCTGCGCGGCACCGCCCGGCGCGCCCCCGAAGACCGCGTTGATCTTGACGGTGCCCACCGGCAGTTCCCGCCAGGCCCGGTGCGCGTGGCTCATCGACCCGGTGAGCACCGTGGCCGCCAGCCCGTACGGGGAGTCGGCGGCGCAGCGCAGCCCCTCGCTGAACGAGTCGACCACGATCACCGGGGCGACCGGGCCGAAGGTCTCCTCGCGGACCAGCGCCATCTCGTGCCGGCAGTCGGTGACCACGGTGGCCGGGTAGAACGCCCCCGGGCCGTCCGGCAGCCTCCCGCCGGTGCGGATCCGCGCTCCCTCGGCCACCGCGGCGGTGACCTGCCCGTGCACGTGGTCCCGGTGCCGCCGGTCCACCAGCGGCCCGAGCTGCGTCTCCGGGTCCCGGCCGGGCCCCGTCCTCAGCGCCTCGGCCCGGTCGACCAGCGCGTCGACGAAGTCCTCGGCCACGTCCCGGTGCACGTAGATCCGTTCCACCGCCACGCAGATCTGCCCGGCGTTGGCGAAGCACCCCAGCGCCGCCTGGTCGGCCGCCCACACCGGGTCGACGTTGGCGTCCACGACCAGCGGGTCACTGCCGCCGTTCTCCAGCAGCACCTTGGCGCCGGTCCGTGCGCCGGCGGCGGCGATCGTCCGGCCGGTGGCCGTGGAACCGACGTGCGCCACCACGTCCACCTCCTGGCCGGCCAGCGCCGCGCCCACCTCCGGGCCGCCGGTGAGCAGCGACAGCACCCCGGCCGGCAGCGCGGAGTCCAGGGCCTTCGCCAGCAGCCAGCCGGTGCCCGGCGTCCGCTCGCTCGGCTTGTAGAGCACCACGTTGCCGGTGACCAGGGCCGCGCCGAGCAGCCCGCAGGAGACCGCCACCGGGTCGTTCCACGGGGTGATCGCCGCGACCAGGCCGCGCGGCTCGGGGGCCATGAAGTCCATCGCCGCATGGCCGCCGTGCAGCGTCCGCCCGCCCCGGAGCGGGCCCAGCTCCGCGTACTGGCGCAGCGTGCCGACGCCGGCCGCCACCCCGCCGCGCGCGTCGCCCAGCGGCTTGCCCATCTCCGCCGTCGTCGCCTGCGCCAGCTCCTCGGCGACGGCCTGGACCGCGTCCGCGGCGCGGTGCAGCGCCGCCGCCCGCTCCGCGGGCGCGGTCGCCGCCCACTCCGTCGCCACGCCCCCGGCGGCCTCGACCGCCTTGCCCACCTCGTCCGCTGTCGCCACCGGCACGGTGGTGACCGGGGTGCCGTCGGCCGGATCGTGTACGACCAGCTCGCCCCCCTCGCCGCCCGCGCCCCACACTCCACCTATGAGCTGCGCAACCGTGTACATGCGGCAGTGGATGCCCCGGCCCCGCCAAGGCAAACGCGTTTCGCCCGGTAACCGGCCGGGTAGGCGGGTCGGATGATTTCGACCGGCGCGGAGAGTGCGGACGCCGTCGTCATCGGCGCCGGCCACAACGGTCTGGTGGCCGCCAACCTGCTGGCCGACGCGGGCTGGGACGTCCTGGTACTGGAGGCGACCGAGGTGCCGGGCGGCGCGGTCCGCTCCGCCGTTGTGACCGTCCCCGGCTACCTCAGCGACCTTTACAGCTCCTTCTACCCCCTCGGGTACGCCTCGCCGGTGCTGCGCCGGCTGGACCTGGACCGGTACGGCCTCAACTGGACCCACGCCCCGGACGTCCTGGCCCACCTGCTGCCCGACGGGCGCGCCGCGGTGATCAACCGGGACCTGGACGCCACCGCCGCCTCGCTGGAGACGTTCGCGCCCGGCGACGGGCAGCGCTGGCGCAACGCGTACGCCGGCTGGCTGGCGGTGGCCGAGCCGATGCTCGCCACCATCACCACGCCCTTCCCGCCGGTGCGCGGCGGGTTGACCCTGCTGCGCCGGCTGCGCGTCTCCGGCGCGCTCCGGCTGGCCCGCCGGCTGGTGGTGCCGGTCCGGAAGCTGGGCGAGGAGCTCTTCGACGGCGAGGGCGGGCCGGCCCTGCTCGCCGGCTGCGCGCTGCACACCGATCTCTCCCCCGAGGAAGCCGGCTCCGGGGTGTACGGCTGGCTGCTCGCCATGCTCGGCCAGCAGGTCGGCTGGCCGGTCCCGGTCGGCGGCGCGCAGAAGATCACCGACGCGCTGGTGGCCCGGCTGAAGGAGCGCGGCGGCCGGATCGACTACGGCGCCCGGGTCGACCGGGTGCTTGTCGCGCGGGGTCGGGCCACGGGAGTCCGCACCGTCGGCGGCGCCACCTGGCGGGCCCGGCGCGCGGTGCTGGCCGACGTGCCGGCGCCGGCCCTCTATCTGGACCTGGTCGGCGCGGCGCTGCTGCCGCCCCGGCTGGTGGAGGACCTTGCCCACTTCAAGTGGGACGGGTCCACGCTCAAGGTGGACTGGGCCCTGTCCGCGCCGGTGCCGTGGAAGAACCGGGCCGTGGCGGGCGCCGGCACGGTGCACCTCGGCGCCGACCTGAACGGGCTGACCAGCTACTCCGCCGCGCTCGCCCGGGGCGAGCTGCCGCGCGACCCGTTCCTGCTGGTCGGACAGATGTCGGTGGCGGACCCGAACCACTCCCCGGCGGGCACCGAGTCGCTCTGGTCGTACACCCATCTGCCGTTCCGCCGGGAATGGCGGGCCGAGGAGGTGGCGGCGCACGTCGAGCGGATGGAGGAGGTGCTGGAGGACGCCGCGCCCGGCTTCCGCAACCTGATCCTGGGCCGGCACGTGGCCGGCCCGGCCGAGCTCGAGAAGGGCGACCCGAGCCTGGTCGGCGGCGCGATCGGCGGCGGCACCGGGGCCGCGTACCAGCAGCTCTTCCTGCGCCCGATCCCCGGCCTGGGCCGCGCGGACACCCCGGTGGACCGGCTCTTCCTGGCGAGCTCGTCGGCCCACCCCGGGGGCGGCGTGCACGGCGCCCCCGGGGCGAACGCCGCCCGGGCCGCCCTGGCCCGGGACCGCGCGGTCACCGGCGATCTCTACGCCGGTGTGATCGGCGCCGCGCACCGGGTGGTGTACCGCTGAACGCGCCCGCGCCGCCCGCCCTCGGTCGGGGCCTCAGCGCTGGATGTTGCGGTGCCGGGCGCGCAGCTTGAACGGCATCAGCGCGCTCTCGATCTTGGTGGCGGTGGTCATCTTCGACGTGCCCTCCCGCCGCTCCTCGAACCGGATCGGCACCTCGAGGATGGTGTGCCCGAGCTTGGTGGCGAGGTAGTGCATCTCCACCTGGAAGCTGTAGCCGTTGGACTGCACCCGGTCCAGCCCGATGTCGCGCAGGGCGTCGGCACGCCAGATCTTGAAGCCGGCGGTGAGGTCGCGGATCCGCACCTGCAGCAGGGTGTGCACGTAGAGGTTGGCCCAGCCGCTGAGCGCCCGCCGGTAGAGCGGCCACGCCTCGTCGAGCTGACCGCCCGGCACGTACCGGGAGCCGATGACCACGCCGGCCCGGGTGGAGAGCAGCGCGCCCAGCATGCCGGGCAGCGCCTCCGGCGGGTGCGACAGGTCGGCATCCATCTGCGCCACGTAGTCGGCGCCGCCGTCGAGCGCCCGCCCGATCCCGTCCACGTACGCCCGGCCGAGCCCCTCCTTGCCGGCGCGGTGCACGACCTGGACCCGGTCCGGGTGCTCGATGGCCAGCTTGTCGGCCACCTCGCCGGTCCCGTCGGGGGAGTTGTCGTCGGCGACGAGCACCTTCAGCCCCGGCAGCGGGAGGGCGAGGAGCCGCTCGACCAGCACCGGGAGGTTGCCCGCCTCGTTGTAGGTGGGAACGACGACGGTCAGGCGTGCGTCCCGCCAGGGCGAGGGCAACTGCACGGGTTCGATCATCACGGACATCCTCGGTTCGCCGACAGGTTCACTGAGAGGGTAGCCAGTGGCCATCGCCCCGTTGCGAAGGACGCCCGAACGGGCGCCCCGCGCGTCGTCGGCGCGGGCGGTCAGCGTAGCCGGCGGGCCAGTCCGGTGGCGGCCGTCGCCAGTCCGCCGAGGGCCAGGACGGACACCGTCGGCTTGTGCGCGCTCACCCAGGGCCCGGTGATCACCACCCGTTGCGTCAGTGGGCCGCCTTCTTCCGGCTGGCGATGTCGGAGAGCCGGTTCAAGGTCTCCTTGTTGCGCAGGTGCAGCACCAGGTCGTTGAGCTTGTTGCGGACCCAGCGCAGCGGCCCGGCGGCGAAGTCCTCCCCGATGCTCACCCGGGTGGCGCCCTCGCCCGCCGGTTTCAGGGTGAAGACCACCGTCGCCTCGCCAGCCGGCCACAGCCCCGCCCGGAGGACGAGCTTGCGCGGCGGCTCGCAGGCCAGCACGGTGGAGGAGTCCTGCAACGAGAACGGCCACGGCCCGGCGCGGTGGTGCAGTTGGCTGCCCGGGCGGGGCCAGCTGTCGTCCACGCCCCGGACGTGCGCCGTGCCGACCACCCAGTCGCTGTACGTCCACCCGTCGGCCAGCACGTCGAAGACCTGCTGCGGGGGTGCGTCGATCACTTTCTCCACAATCGCCACCGCGACCCCATACCCTCGCCCGGTCCGGGGCTAACGGCTCCGCCGGGTTAGCTTCTCCGGGGCGACGGGTAACGCCGCACCGGGTCGGCGAGAAGGCGGTGATGGGCCGGCCGGACAGGCTGAGGGCGGCGGTGCGCCGAGCGGCGATGGAGGCGGCCCCGCCGAAGATGATGTTTACTCCTCGGGGGGTCGGGAACCCGCCCGCCGTGCGACGGGACCGCGAGCGGGATCAGTCCAGGTCAGCCCGGGTAGACCCGGGTTTCGACCGGTTCCGCCCCGGGCTGTTCGACGCGGTGCTGCTGGACCGGGACGGCACCCTGGTCGAGGACGTGCCCTACAACGGGGACCCGGAGAAGGTCCGACCGGTGCCGGGCGCCCGGGAGGCCCTCGACCGGTTGCGCGCGGCCGGGTTGCGGCTCGGGGTGGTGACCAACCAGTCGGGGCTGGCCCGGGGACTGTTCACCGCCGAGGAGCTGCGCCGGGTGAACGCGCGGGTGGAGGAGCTGCTCGGGCCGTTCGACACCTGGCAGATCTGCCCGCACGGCGAGCGGGACGGCTGCGTCTGCCGCAAGCCGGCCCCGGGACTGGTGCACGTCGCGGCCCACGCGCTCGGCACGACCCCGAGCCGTTGCGTGCTGGTCGGTGACATCGGCGCCGACATGACCGCGGCCGGCGCGGCCGGCGCCGCCGGCATCCTGGTGCCCACGCCGGCGACCCGTTCGGCCGAGGTGTCGCTCGCGCCCACGGTGGTCAATGACCTGCCCGGCGCGGTGACGGAGATCCTGCGGCGGATCGGCCTGGTCTGCGGTGCCCCGCCGGCCGTCCGGCACGGGCGGGTGCTGGTGGTACGCAGCGACGCGGCCGGGGACGTGCTGGTCACCGGCCCCGGCATCCGGGCGGTGGCGGCCGGCGCGCAACGGGTGGTGCTGCTCTGCGGCCCGCGTGGGCGGGCCGCCGCCGACCTGCTGCCCGGCGTCGACGAGGTCGTCGAGTGGCCGCTGCCCTGGATCGACGGCACACCCGCCCCGGTGGACCCGCACGACATGCGCCGGCTCACCGACCGCCTCGCCGAGGTCGGCGCCGACGAGGCGGTCATCTTCACCTCGTTCCACCAGTCGCCGCTGCCCCTGGCGCTGCTGCTGCGGATGGCCGGCGTGCACAGGATCAGCGCGATCAGCGACGACTACCCGGGTTCCCTGCTCGACGTCCGGCACCGCGTCCCGGCCGGCGTACCGGAACCGGAACGGGCGCTGTCGCTGGCCGCCGCCGCCGGCTTCCCGCTGCCGGCCGGCGACGAACCGGGGCTACGGCTGCGCGCGGACGCGCTGCCACCGCCCCCGGCCGGGCTCGGTGAGCCCGGCTACGTCGTGCTGCACCCGGGCTCGTCGGTCGAGACCCGGGCCTGCCCGCCCGAGCTGGCCACCCGGATCGTCCGGGTGCTCAGCGCCGCCGGGTACCGGGTGGTGGTCACCGGCGGGCCGGACGAGCAGGAGCTGACCGCCCGGGTGGCCGGGGCCGGCGGGCTGGACCTGGGCGGTCGCACCGGACTCGGCGAGCTGGCGGCGATCATCGCGCGGGCCGGCGCGCTGGTGGTCGGCAACACCGGACCGGCGCACCTGGCCGCCGCGCTGGCGGTGCCGGTGATCAGCCTCTTCGCCCCGACCGTCCCGTTCGGGCAGTGGGGGCCGTACCGGGTGCCGACGGTCCGGCTCGGCGACGCCGGCGCGGCCTGCCGGGACAGCCGGGCGACCCGCTGCCCGGTGCCGGGCCACCCCTGCCTTTCCGCGGTGGAGCCGGGACGGGTCCTGGAGGCGCTGCGGCTGCTCGGCGTACCCGCCGACAGCCCGGTGGGCGCCGGGACGGTGGTCGCCGTCCCGCCACGCGCGCCCGCGGTCACCAGCACCGGCGGGGGCGGGCGATGAACATTCTCCTGTGGCACGTGCACGGGTCGTGGACCACGTCGTTCGTGCACGGGAAGCACCGGTACCTGGTGCCGGTCACGCCGGACCGCGGCCCGTACGGGCTCGGTCGGGCGCGGACCTATCCGTGGCCGGAGAGCGCCGTCGAGGTGACCCCGCAGCAGTTGCGCCAGACCGAGGTGGACGTGGTCCTGCTCCAGCGTCCCGAGGAGTTCGACCTGGCCTGCGAGTGGCTGGGCCGCCGGGTGGGACGGGACGTGCCGGCGATCTACGTCGAGCACAACACCCCCAAGGGGGACGTGCCGAACACCCGGCACCCGATGGCCGACCGCGACGACCTGCTGATCGCCCACGTCACGCACTTCAACGAGCTGTTCTGGGACAACGGCGGCACCCGGACCGAGGTCATCGAGCACGGCGTCGTCCCACCGGAGGTCGAGTGGAGCGGCGAGCTGGACCGGCTCGCGGTGGTGATCAACGAACCGGTGCGCCGGTGGCGGGTCACCGGCACCGACCTGCTGCCCCGGTTCGCCGAGATCGCCCCGCTGGACGTCTTCGGCATGGGGGTCGCCGGGCTGGCCGGCCGGCTCGGGCTGCCGGCGGACCGGATGGCCAGCCACGACGACATTCCGCAGCGCGAGATGCACGCCGAGCTGGCCCGCCGGCGGGCGTACCTGCACCTGTGCCGGTGGACCTCGCTCGGGCTGAGCCTGATCGAGGCCATGACCATGGGGATGCCGGTCGTCGCGCTCGCCACCACCGAGGCCCTGGAGGCGGTGCCGGCGTCCGCCGGCGCCCTCTCCACCCGCGTCGACGTCCTGCTGGAGGCGACCCGGGGGTTCCTCGAAGACCCGGCTGCCGCCCGCCGGGCGGGCGCCAAGGCCCGGGTGGCCGCCGCGAACCGCTACGGCCTGGACCGCTTCCTCGCCGACTGGGACCGGCTGATGGAGGAGGAAACATGCGCATCGCGATGATCTCGGAGCACGCCAGCCCGCTCGCCGTCCTCGGCGGCGAGGACGCCGGCGGCCAGAACACGCACGTCGCGGAGCTTTCCGCCGCGCTCGCGGCCGCCGGCCACGACGTCCGTGTCTACACCCGCCGCCACGCCGTGGACCTGCCCGTGACGGTACGCGCGCCGGACGGCTACGACGTGGTGCACGTGCCCGCCGGCCCGGCCGAGCCGGTCGCCAAGGACGCGCTCCTGCCGCACATGAAGGAGTTCGGCCGGTGGCTGGTGGCGCAGTGGCAGACCGGCGACTGGCAGCCCGAGGTGATCCACGCGCACTTCTGGATGAGCGGCCTCGCCGCGCTGGCCGCCGGCCGGCGTACCGGGGTGCCGGTGGTGCAGACGTACCACGCGCTCGGCACGGTGAAGCGACGTCACCAGGGCGTGCAGGACACCAGCCCGCGCGGCCGGGTCCGCTACGAGCGGGAGCTCGGCCGGTCGGTCGACCGGGTGATCGCCCAGTGCCAGGACGAGGTCGGCGAGTTGGTGCGGATGGGCGTGCCCCGGGCCCGGATGACGGTGGTCCCGTCCGGGGTCAACCTCACCACCTTCGCGCCGCTCGGTCCCGCCGCCGAGCGGGACGGCGACCGGCCCCGCATCCTCACCGTCGGCCGGTTGGTGGAACGCAAGGGCTTCCAGGACGTCATCCGCGCGACGGCCCTGGTCCCCGGGGCCGAGTGCGTCGTGGTCGGCGGTCCGCCGGCCGGACTGCTGGAGACCGACCCGTACGCGCTGCGGCTGCGGTCCCTCGCCGAGTCGTGCGGGGTGGCCGACCGGGTCAAGCTGATCGGCGCGGTGCCGCGCGAGGAGATGGGCCGCTGGTACCGCTCCGCCGACGTCCTGGTCGCCGCCCCCTGGTACGAGCCGTTCGGGCTCACCCCGCTGGAGGCGATGGCCTGCGGCGTGCCGGTGATCGGCAGCGCGGTCGGCGGGCTGATCGACACCGTGGTCGACGGGCGGACCGGCGACCTGGTGCCGCCCCGGGACGCGCAGGCGCTGGCTGCCGCGATCAACCGGCTGCTCACCGACCGGATCCGGCGCCTGGCGTACGCCACGGCGGCCCAGCAACGGGCCCGCCGGTGCTACTCCTGGTCGACCACCGCGGAGCGGCTGGCGGAGGTGTACGGCGCGGTGGCGGCCGTGCGACGGCCGGTGGTCGCCTGATGACGGCGGCCGGCGGGACCGGCGGCGCCGCCGGGACGGTGCTGGACGCCCACCTGACCAGCCTGGCCGCCGCGCTGCTGCCCTTCCGCCGGTCCGAACAGCTGCTGGCCCGCTGGGGCGCGGAACTGGCGCATCGGCTGGCCACCGGCGGCCGGCTGCTGGTGGCCGGCAACGGCGGCAGCGCCGCCGAGGCACAGCACCTCACCGCCGAACTCGTCGGCAAACTCCGCGACGACCGCGAACCGCTGTCCGCCATCGCCCTGCACGCCGAAACCTCCGCCCTGACCGCCATCGGCAACGACTACGGCTACCACGAGGTCTTCGCCCGCCAGGTTCGCGCCCACGGCCGAGCCGACGACATCCTCCTGCTCATGTCCACCAGCGGCACCAGCACCAACCTCCTCACCGCCGCCCACGCCGGCCGCGACACCGGCCTGCGCTGCTGGGCCTTCACCGGACCGGCCCCCAACCCGCTCGCCGAGGCCTGCCAGGAGACCCTCGCCATCGACTCGCCGGACCGGCAGGTGGTGCAGGAACTCCACCTGGTCGCCGTCCACGTGCTCTGCGAGTACGTCGAGCGGATGCTGCCGGCGGCGCTCGTCGCCCGGCAGCCGGTGCCGACCGGAGAGACCCGGTCCGGGCCGGTGCGCACCGGCGTCGAGGTGGTGCTCGGCGACGCCACCGGTCGGGAGGTCCAGGCCCGATGAGGAGGTCGAGCGTGACGGGACCCGTGGTGGTGATCGGCGACACCCTGCTGGACCGGGACGTCGAGGGGGTGGTGAACCGGCTCTGTCCGGACTCCCCGGTCCCGGTGCTCGACGAGACCACGTACGTCGACCGGCCGGGCGGGGCGGGGCTGGCGGCGGTCTTCGCCGCCGCCCAGGGCGGTGAGGTGGCGCTGGTCACCGGCCTCGCCGACGACGCCGGCGGCGCCCGGCTCAGCTCGCTGCTCGCCGCCGCGGGCGTGCAGCTGTATGCGCTGCCGCTGGTCGGCGCAACTCCGGAGAAGATCCGGCTGCGGGCGCGCGGCCGGGTGCTGCTGCGGCATGACCGGGGCGGGTCGCCCGGTGAGCCCGGCAACCCGGGCGAGGCCGTCCTGCGCCTGATTGCCCGCGCGTCCGCCGTGCTGGTCAGCGACTACGGCCGGGGCGTCGCCCGGCAGCCGGCGTTGCGGGCCGCGCTCGCCGCCACCCGGGCGCCGGTCGTCTGGGATCCGCACCCGCGCGGCCCGGCCGCGGTGCCCGGGGTGCACCTGCTCACGCCGAACGAGTCCGAGGCGCGCGAGCTGGCGAAGCTGCCCCCGGGGGCGTCCCGGCTGGTCACCGCGTCGCGGGGCGCGCAGACGCTGCGCCAGCGGTGGCGGGCGGGCGCGGTGGCGGTGACCCTCGGCGGTGAGGGGGCGCTGCTCTGCCACGCCGGCTCCACCCCGCTGGTGGTGCCGGCCCCGGCCAGCGCCGAGGGGGACACCTGCGGGGCGGGGGACCGGTTCGCAACTGCGGCGAGCCTCGCCCTGGCCCGGGGCGCCCTGGTCTCCGAGGCGGTGCAGGAGGCGGTCGCCGAGGCGTCCGCGTACGTGGCGGCCGGGGGAGTGGCCACCGCGCTGCCGCAGCCGGTCCGGGCCGCCCCGCCCACGGTCGTCGGCCACGGCGGGGACCGGATCGGGGCGGCGGCC
Proteins encoded:
- a CDS encoding SRPBCC family protein, which produces MAIVEKVIDAPPQQVFDVLADGWTYSDWVVGTAHVRGVDDSWPRPGSQLHHRAGPWPFSLQDSSTVLACEPPRKLVLRAGLWPAGEATVVFTLKPAGEGATRVSIGEDFAAGPLRWVRNKLNDLVLHLRNKETLNRLSDIASRKKAAH
- a CDS encoding YihY/virulence factor BrkB family protein, translated to MAATTEPAVTGRQRARIPRRVRQLSWATWRGVLVRSGRNFVTDNCADWAAALTYYGVLALFPSAIVVVALVGLVSDGQRTVDTVIDLAREIGAGSVVGNDAFVKVVRGVVNQQGSAKVLLSFGLLGALWSASGFIGAFTRASNAVYGVEEGRPFYRLRPLQIGLAGVSLVLLAVVATGLIVSGPVTDAVGDLLHAGGLARTVWSVTKWPALALVMMTLLSLLFWIAPNVRQPRFRWLTPGGALALLAWVVASFGFGLYVANFGSYDVTYGSLGAVIAFLVWLYLSNCALMLGVQVNAEVQRGRVLQAGAGDPGEPVLPPRAPADS
- a CDS encoding aldehyde dehydrogenase family protein, with protein sequence MYTVAQLIGGVWGAGGEGGELVVHDPADGTPVTTVPVATADEVGKAVEAAGGVATEWAATAPAERAAALHRAADAVQAVAEELAQATTAEMGKPLGDARGGVAAGVGTLRQYAELGPLRGGRTLHGGHAAMDFMAPEPRGLVAAITPWNDPVAVSCGLLGAALVTGNVVLYKPSERTPGTGWLLAKALDSALPAGVLSLLTGGPEVGAALAGQEVDVVAHVGSTATGRTIAAAGARTGAKVLLENGGSDPLVVDANVDPVWAADQAALGCFANAGQICVAVERIYVHRDVAEDFVDALVDRAEALRTGPGRDPETQLGPLVDRRHRDHVHGQVTAAVAEGARIRTGGRLPDGPGAFYPATVVTDCRHEMALVREETFGPVAPVIVVDSFSEGLRCAADSPYGLAATVLTGSMSHAHRAWRELPVGTVKINAVFGGAPGGAAQPRRGSGQGFGYGPELLDEFSTVKTVHIEAPGGGHW
- a CDS encoding HAD-IIIA family hydrolase: MLLDRDGTLVEDVPYNGDPEKVRPVPGAREALDRLRAAGLRLGVVTNQSGLARGLFTAEELRRVNARVEELLGPFDTWQICPHGERDGCVCRKPAPGLVHVAAHALGTTPSRCVLVGDIGADMTAAGAAGAAGILVPTPATRSAEVSLAPTVVNDLPGAVTEILRRIGLVCGAPPAVRHGRVLVVRSDAAGDVLVTGPGIRAVAAGAQRVVLLCGPRGRAAADLLPGVDEVVEWPLPWIDGTPAPVDPHDMRRLTDRLAEVGADEAVIFTSFHQSPLPLALLLRMAGVHRISAISDDYPGSLLDVRHRVPAGVPEPERALSLAAAAGFPLPAGDEPGLRLRADALPPPPAGLGEPGYVVLHPGSSVETRACPPELATRIVRVLSAAGYRVVVTGGPDEQELTARVAGAGGLDLGGRTGLGELAAIIARAGALVVGNTGPAHLAAALAVPVISLFAPTVPFGQWGPYRVPTVRLGDAGAACRDSRATRCPVPGHPCLSAVEPGRVLEALRLLGVPADSPVGAGTVVAVPPRAPAVTSTGGGGR
- a CDS encoding polyprenol monophosphomannose synthase, whose translation is MIEPVQLPSPWRDARLTVVVPTYNEAGNLPVLVERLLALPLPGLKVLVADDNSPDGTGEVADKLAIEHPDRVQVVHRAGKEGLGRAYVDGIGRALDGGADYVAQMDADLSHPPEALPGMLGALLSTRAGVVIGSRYVPGGQLDEAWPLYRRALSGWANLYVHTLLQVRIRDLTAGFKIWRADALRDIGLDRVQSNGYSFQVEMHYLATKLGHTILEVPIRFEERREGTSKMTTATKIESALMPFKLRARHRNIQR
- a CDS encoding SRPBCC family protein, with protein sequence MSGVMEHVDVSVPIRTAYDQWTQFEEFPHFMEGVQEVRQLSDTMTHWTVEIAGVKREFDAEITEQLPDERVAWRSTDGTRQAGVVTFHRLDEDNTRVTLQMELEPRGVVERAGDKLGVVDRRAKGDLERFKQFIERRGQETGAWRGRVDRPQP
- a CDS encoding phytoene desaturase family protein translates to MISTGAESADAVVIGAGHNGLVAANLLADAGWDVLVLEATEVPGGAVRSAVVTVPGYLSDLYSSFYPLGYASPVLRRLDLDRYGLNWTHAPDVLAHLLPDGRAAVINRDLDATAASLETFAPGDGQRWRNAYAGWLAVAEPMLATITTPFPPVRGGLTLLRRLRVSGALRLARRLVVPVRKLGEELFDGEGGPALLAGCALHTDLSPEEAGSGVYGWLLAMLGQQVGWPVPVGGAQKITDALVARLKERGGRIDYGARVDRVLVARGRATGVRTVGGATWRARRAVLADVPAPALYLDLVGAALLPPRLVEDLAHFKWDGSTLKVDWALSAPVPWKNRAVAGAGTVHLGADLNGLTSYSAALARGELPRDPFLLVGQMSVADPNHSPAGTESLWSYTHLPFRREWRAEEVAAHVERMEEVLEDAAPGFRNLILGRHVAGPAELEKGDPSLVGGAIGGGTGAAYQQLFLRPIPGLGRADTPVDRLFLASSSAHPGGGVHGAPGANAARAALARDRAVTGDLYAGVIGAAHRVVYR
- a CDS encoding DUF2795 domain-containing protein — translated: MERVSSKHSPRVDDNMSQEVSGLVQGPGAGGSRVEEDRQPEPAGEDQPEPKTVTAGPSRGGNPQGMSMDDVEGRSRLGRYITMSALPGDRETLIANARENDAPDDIIADLATLPDGTRYETVSEVWAALGHKNETTRW
- a CDS encoding ChaB family protein, with the protein product MPGREVLPSTLRRSPDKAQRTWEKTHDSAVETYGEGERAHRSAFAAVKHKFEKVGDHWEPKGRKGPSDRQAAGGGPARRAPTATGVDANAPKDHLMQVAKKLDVPGRSRMTKPELVKAIQKANAKATREARGGR